A section of the Drosophila subobscura isolate 14011-0131.10 chromosome A, UCBerk_Dsub_1.0, whole genome shotgun sequence genome encodes:
- the LOC117903759 gene encoding insecticyanin-A — protein sequence MAFLRNAALCLLVPLLLLEMAHLCDGAGTPWLKYNSYTAQGRSRSDQRERCPHVRAIRNFDLAKMMGCWHVVQYYASTEELPEYACMRSHFSFSGEDQHITMNFSYIFAEDPLREKMQGNITWMIPEFQYPGHWMHTEDIYEGVYNTYVLDTDYQSWGLVMHCAEKKKHTRYLSALLLSREPTLGENVVNFLREKLPRYHIDLSFMFDINQTACDNLMESSSDDPLAYIVNGRKNAKEMFKIITKQ from the exons ATGGCGTTCCTGCGCAACGCTGCGCTGTGCCTTCTGgtgcccctgctgctcctggagATGGCTCACCTGTGCGACGGAGCCGGCACCCCCTGGCTGAAGTACAACAGTTACACGGCCCAGGGCCGCAGTCGGTCAGATCAGCGTGAACGCTGTCCTCAT GTACGCGCCATACGGAACTTTGATTTGGCAAAAATGATGGGCTGCTGGCACGTGGTCCAGTACTACGCGTCCACGGAGGAGCTGCCGGAGTACGCCTGCATGCGCAGTCACTTTAGCTTCTCCGGGGAGGATCAACAT ATCACGATGAACTTTAGTTACATTTTTGCGGAGGATCCGTTGCGGGAAAAGATGCAGGGCAACATTACATGGATGATACCGGAGTTTCAGTATCCCGGCCACTGGATGCACACCGAGGATATCT ATGAGGGCGTCTACAACACCTATGTGCTGGACACGGACTACCAGAGCTGGGGCCTGGTCATGCATTGTGCCGAGAAGAAGAAGCACACCAGGTACCTGTCAGCCCTGCTGCTGTCACGGGAGCCGACACTGGGCGAGAATGTGGTCAACTTTCTGCGTGAGAAGCTGCCCCGCTATCACATCGACCTCTCCTTTATGTTCGACATTAATCAGACGGCCTGCGATAATCTCATGGAGTCCAGCAGCGATGACCCGCTGGCCTACATTGTGAACGGCCGCAAGAATGCGAaggaaatgtttaaaattataaccaagcaataa